The Helianthus annuus cultivar XRQ/B chromosome 16, HanXRQr2.0-SUNRISE, whole genome shotgun sequence genome includes a window with the following:
- the LOC118479271 gene encoding putative disease resistance RPP13-like protein 1: MNDLATSVANEFFVRLGSETRKGLLEKYRHMSFVREEYVFYHKFETLTRAKSLRTFLATSAGEVESWRSFFLSNKILVNLISELPLLRVLSLSYSQISEIPDSIGTLRHLRYLNLSRTGITHLPEKVCSLYNLHTLILFGCSELTELPNNFLKLKNLRHLDVRETRKLNEMPLGISELKSLQTLSKIIIGGKSGVEITKLKDFENLCGKVSIIGLEKVHSAIDARAANFSQKRLSEFEVVWSDLWDGSRNEVLEKDVLNELKPRNDKLIQLKIRSYGGLEFPTWVGDPLFLHLKHVSISGCRKCTSLPPLAQLPSLNCFL, from the coding sequence ATGAATGACTTGGCGACATCTGTTGCTAATGAGTTTTTTGTAAGGTTAGGCAGTGAGACTAGGAAGGGTTTGCTAGAGAAGTACCGTCATATGTCATTCGTTCGTGAGGAATATGTATTTTACCACAAGTTTGAGACATTGACAAGAGCCAAAAGTTTGAGGACATTCCTGGCAACCTCCGCTGGGGAGGTAGAAAGTTGGCGGTCATTCTTCTTATCAAATAAGATTTTGGTTAACTTAATAAGTGAGTTACCATTGTTAAGGGTTTTAAGTTTGAGTTATTCTCAAATAAGTGAGATACCAGATTCCATTGGTACTTTAAGGCATTTGAGGTATCTTAATCTATCTCGAACTGGAATCACACATTTACCAGAAAAGGTTTGCAGTCTATATAATTTACATACATTGATCCTATTCGGATGTAGTGAATTAACCGAGTTACCTAACAACTTTTTAAAGCTTAAAAACCTTCGTCATCTTGACGTTAGGGAGACTCGGAAATTGAATGAGATGCCATTAGGGATCAGCGAGTTGAAAAGCCTACAAACTCTTTCTAAGATCATCATCGGAGGTAAAAGCGGGGTTGAAATAACCAAACTTAAAGACTTTGAGAATCTATGTGGGAAAGTTTCCATTATTGGTTTGGAGAAAGTGCACAGTGCAATAGATGCAAGGGCGGCAAACTTTTCACAAAAAAGGCTTAGTGAGTTTGAGGTTGTTTGGAGTGACTTGTGGGATGGTTCAAGAAATGAAGTACTTGAAAAGGACGTCCTAAATGAGCTGAAGCCTCGTAATGATAAGTTAATACAACTGAAAATTAGGTCATATGGGGGATTAGAGTTCCCAACTTGGGTTGGGGACCCCTTGTTTCTTCATTTGAAGCATGTATCAATAAGTGGCTGTAGAAAATGTACATCTCTACCACCGCTTGCACAACTACCCTCCCTTAATTGTTTTTTGTAA
- the LOC110917403 gene encoding putative disease resistance RPP13-like protein 1 encodes MAELVLSSILDVICDKLVSAACASLENLAPYNEIDSSEIQKLQRSLTQIQDLLLDASHKEITNHSVKRWLHNLQHLAYDIDDVLEDLATEAMHRDEAETHTSKVRKLFSNPFSKHSLWTNTIKEKINVITTKLQDLIEDKATVGLIVKEETKLKTLDRSLQTSMVDVSSIVGRQAEKEALVLQLLGDGRCDQGFSVVPKVGMGGVGKTTMARLLYNEKQVKDHFQFKVWVCVSDEFDSFSLSKVIFQSVAGIHKEFADLNLLQVDLENHLRGKRFLLVLDDVWSESFEDWKTLVGPFHACAHGSKIIMTTRKEQLLKKLGYDNINKLFSLSHDDALSLFALHALGVKNFDSHLSLKPHGEAIVKKCDGLPLALIALGTGRKKIKILGGKW; translated from the coding sequence ATGGCTGAACTCGTGCTGTCTTCCATCCTCGATGTGATCTGTGACAAGCTAGTCTCTGCCGCCTGTGCGAGCCTGGAAAACCTTGCTCCCTACAACGAAATCGATTCTTCTGAGATACAGAAACTGCAGCGCTCATTAACCCAGATCCAAGATCTGCTTCTTGATGCTTCTCACAAGGAGATAACCAATCATTCTGTGAAACGATGGCTGCATAATCTCCAACATTTGGCATACGACATAGATGACGTACTCGAAGATTTAGCTACCGAAGCTATGCACCGTGACGAAGCAGAAACACACACCAGCAAGGTAAGAAAGTTGTTCTCAAATCCTTTCTCAAAGCATTCATTATGGACCAATACAATAAAGGAAAAGATAAATGTTATTACCACCAAGTTACAAGATCTAATAGAGGATAAAGCTACTGTTGGTTTGATTGTCAAAGAGGAAACTAAGTTAAAAACTTTAGATAGAAGTTTACAAACCTCTATGGTTGATGTGTCTAGTATTGTTGGACGACAAGCCGAGAAAGAGGCATTGGTCCTACAGTTATTGGGGGATGGACGGTGTGATCAAGGCTTTAGCGTTGTTCCGAAAGTTGGTATGGGTGGGGTTGGTAAAACTACTATGGCTAGACTTCTGTATAACGAAAAACAAGTCAAGGATCACTTCCAGTTTAAGGTGTGGGTTTGTGTTTCGGATGAGTTTGACAGCTTTAGTTTAAGCAAAGTTATATTTCAATCGGTGGCGGGGATACATAAGGAATTTGCGGATTTAAATCTGCTTCAAGTAGATCTTGAAAATCACCTAAGGGGGAAAAGATTTCTATTGGTGTTAGATGATGTATGGAGTGAAAGTTTTGAGGATTGGAAAACCTTGGTCGGCCCGTTTCATGCATGTGCTCATGGAAGCAAAATCATCATGACGACACGGAAGGAGCAACTGCTCAAAAAGTTAGGTTATGATAATATAAACAAATTGTTTAGCCTGTCACATGACGATGCTCTGTCTTTATTTGCTTTACATGCATTAGGTGTAAAAAATTTTGATTCACATTTGTCACTCAAACCACATGGTGAAGCTATTGTGAAAAAGTGTGATGGATTGCCTTTGGCTTTGATTGCACTTGGGACAGGACGAAAAAAGATAAAGATTCTTGGAGGGAAGTGGTAG